The nucleotide sequence GCCCATGACTGCACCCCTGAGAGACCGTCTCCATCCAGGACGGGACACCCAAAGGAGGACCCTCGGCCCTATAGCAGCGGCTGTTTTGTGTCCTATGGAGAGGACGGTCTGTGAAGAGCTAAGGTTTAGGCTGCAGGAGCCCCTGACTTGGTCCGCATATATGCTActgttcctattttttttttatttttttttgcgtaccatatgcggaaccattcacttcaatgggtccgcaaaaaacaacggaaggtacttcgtgtgcattccgtttccgtatttccgttccccaaaaaagttgtgaatgtcctattgttgtccacaaatcgcggtccgaggccccattctatacggatatgttttatggaataacggaacagaagaggaattaaatcagagaaaaaaaacaaaaaacttagaTACAGAATAacagatcagtgaaaaacggatcgcaaaacaacaacggtttgACTAagcgctcatgcacatgaccgtatgtattttgcggaacggaacagtcgGCCCCCAGTAGAGCAGTACTATCCTCGTCTGTAATggggacaataatgggacatgttctagttttttgcagaacagaaatacggacagacggaatgcacatggagtaacttcagtagtttttttttatttttgcgaaTCCGTTGacgtgaatggttccgtatacggtcctcaaaaagaacggaacggacacggaaataataCACATTCGTGTGCAGTGTGCGAGAAAAAACGTGCTCCCTCCTGGTCCAAGTCGCTGTCCGTTTTGTGTGAGCGAAGTAGCTGAGGATGAGTCCCCGTCCCTGCTTCTCAGTATAGAGGACGTTCTTAAATCTGAAGTCTCCGATTCTATGAAAGCGTTTAAAAAAACGCCTCCCTGCCATGCAGTGGGCAAACAGTCACGCTAATGTGATCTCAGAACCCTCTGATGAAAACGGACAGGGAGAGGTCCCGGGCGATTCACGTTCTTCCTCGGCTGAAGAATCCTCCGGTTGACCCCTATTGTCCCCAGAGGATTCGGATTCCTTACGTAAAGCGATCAGCGCCACTATGAAAATAGATGAGGCGAGGGAGCAGAAGTCGGTCAAAGAGATTACGTTTGGGGTCTTGGGACATAAGCGTCCGAGGGTCTTCTCATTCAATGATAATATTAATTATCTAATCCAAAAAGAGTGGAAGAAGCCGGATAAAAAAATGTTATCCCTAGAAGTGTAAAGaggaaatatccctttgatgAGGGTGAAGCCTCCAAAATTAGACACCAAAGGTAGCCAATATCTCAAAAAGAGCCGCCCTTCCTTTTGAAAACCTTGGTAAAAGGGCAGAGGTCTATCTTAAGTGTGGGAGGCCTCTACCCAGGGCATTAAGACTAACCTGGCCACTATCTCTACAGCCAGATCCCTAAAATTATGGTTGCAGGAGTTGGAGTCTCATATTCGAAACAAAATCTCTAGAGATCAACTTCTCGCAGTTTTTCCAACAATTTTCAAGGCGGTAGAGTTCATCTCTGACGCCTCAGCGGCTTGTAGATCGGCAGCTCTGTCAGACTCTGCTAGGAGAGCTATCTGGCCTAGAGGTTGGTCTGGCGATACGGGTTCAAAGAGCAATCCTATGACACCAAGAAGGGTTTTCCTGTTTTTAAGTCCCCCTCGAAAGCAGTTTTTTTCGTAAGAACTGGGGAGGTTTCAATAGATCCGAGAGAAAACAAAATAACCGAAAGGGGAATCTAGAGGTAAAAAAAGACAGTGGTTCCTCTTCCACTCCCAGTCTGGTTCAGGGCCTAAGTCAGGTCAGCAATGACCATTATGggccagtggggggggggggaagactcGCTCTTTTTTCTCAGGCTTGGGAGAAGATCTCAGCAAGCCGGTagataaacaaaataataaaagagGGTTTTAGCCTAGAGGTTTTCTCTCCTCCTCCGGAAAGACTAAAAATCACAGATCTATCTGCAAATTTGGGGAAAAAATGTGGCATTAAGGGAGGAaatttttctttattaaaaaaggAAGTTTTAGTCCCAGTTCCAGATTTAGAAAGAGGCAGAGTGTTTTACTGGTACCTGTTTCTGGTCCCCAAACCAGACGGCTCTTTTCGGATGATGATCATAAACTTGAGAGAATTAAATCGGTAGCTCAAATACAAAAAGTTCAAAATGGAATCCATTCAGTCTACAGTACAACACCTCGTCAGACTGTGTGATGGCTACCGTATGTTCCAGTTCATGCGGATTTTCAAATATTCCTCAGGAGGTCAAATAACTCCTCTACAATACAGAGCTCTTCCTCTTGGCATCTCCCAGGCCCCCAGACTTTTCCCAAAGTTAATGGTGGAGTGGAGGTGATGGCCCACATAAGGGAAAAAGACAAAGGGGTTCCTCTTTAATTACTCCCTATTTAGATGATCTCTTGGTGGTAGCAGAATCGGTAAGTCTTCTTGAAGTGCTAAAAATTCTTTAAAGGCTCGGTTGGCAGGTAATTTGGGCAAAGTCATATCTGGTCAGAACTGTGTCTTCCTGGGATTAATCCTGGGCTCGGTACAACGGCGATGTATCCTCCCTCATCACAAGATATCTCGCCTAGGGTAGGACATTCAGGCTCTGGTAGCCCCAAAGAGACGAACCATCAAACAGGGCATGTCTGTCTTAGGCAGGATGACCTCAACAATCCCACCTGTCGGTTGGTCCCATTTTCATTCCAGGATGCTTCAGAGGCAAATCCTGAAGGAATGGAAGGATTCGTGGTCCCCTCTGGATGCCCCTCTTCACTCCTCAGGTAGTACAGTTCCTAACCTGGTGGCAGGATCCTGCAGATTTATCTCAGGGGTTTCCGTGGGATCTACAAGAACAGATAACGATTACCACCGACGCCAGTCCTACCGTGTGGTGGGGCGTTTTGTCAATGGGGAGTTCTGCAGGGAGTCTCTGAGAGAATTAAGAGCTGTTTCTCTAGCCCTGAGGGGGTTTCTACCCAAACTTCCAGGAAAAGGGGTGAAAATCTTTTCGGACGACACTACCGTAGTATCCTACCTGAGCAGGCAGTGAGGAACCAAATCACAAGATCTAGTGGCCTTAACAGTGGACATCTTCTCTAATTATGCCTCTTGTTCCCTTTATCAAGGCAGTGCCCCTAAAAGGGTCAGAAAACAAggtggcagattttttttaagcAGAAACCACCTAGACCAAGGAGAGTGGTGTCCGAATCAAGAGGTCTTCGATCAAATTGTCCAGCTTTGGGGTCATCCCTGGATAGAGACAGAACAGCAAATGCAAACGTTTCTTTTCCCTAAACCCTTCGATCTTCCTTTAGGGGGTAGGCGCCTTCTCTCTTCCGTGGCCGGATCAACTCCTGTACGCTTTTCCTCCGTTAAGACTACTCCCGAGAGTATTACAGAAGTTGAGGCAGGAACAGACGAGGCTTATTCTCATTGCCCCTTTCTGGCCAAGGAGGACCTGGGTCACTGACAGACCCCTGGATTCTTCTGTCAAGACGGGACCTTTTGTTTCAGGGGCCGGTATCTCATCCGGAAGTGAAAAGCTTTCATCTAGCagctttggtttttgagagggagatCTTAAAGCACAGTTACTTGTCAGATGAGGTTTTACTGtgtaaaatataatattttaaaaaaaaagagagaattcTTAGAATTTACAGCAGTAAGATGAGGATGAGTTCTTGCAATTAACCGGTGCTATAGGGGCAAGGTCCCTCCCTTTAAAGCTCTCCACAGGGGTGTCCAGTCCTGGACGGAGGCGCTCTCTCATGGGCGCTGTCATGGAAAAATGCTAAGTAAGTGTAATCCTGAATTTCTGTGCTGCAGATGCCACTTTGAAGACGTTGCTGCGAGCAATGAAGCTGAGGGCAGAGCAGAGGTTGTGAGCGTGGAGCCCCTGCCCCTGGCACAGCTATCTCTCACCAGCTGCTCCAGTGCATGGGCACTTACAGGGCACCAGCTAGTCTCTAAGTTCAATGAGCAGGTAAGTACCGCACCCTATATGTGCTGctggtgaaactgcaactcccagcatgcactgacaTCTGTTGGAAAATGCAGTTTCTTCATTTCTGACCAATGAAGGGTCACTTATATTATCTTCTATTCAGGCGCAGAATACGGTGACTATACATATGGCGTTATTCCGTCTACAGCAGCACGCCACCGACCTCCTGGTCACCTTCAACAACCCTGTAGCCATCCAGTAAGTGGTACCAGTAGATgtgagctatgagtctgcccctcctcctgcagggtgatacatatagagggagctatgagtctgcccctcctcctgcagggtgatacatatagaaggagctatgagtctgcccctcctcctgcagggtgatacatatagaaggagctatgagtctgctcctcctcctgcagggtgatacatatagaaggagctatgagtctgcccctcctcctgcagggtgatacatataggagctatgagtctgcccctcctcctgcagggtgatacatatagaaggagctatgagtctgcccctcctcctgcagggtgatacatatagaaggagctatgagtctgctcctcctcctgcagggtgatacatatagaagaagctatgagtctgcccctcctcctgcagggtgatacatatagaagggagctatgagtctgcccctcctcctgcagggtgatacatatagaaggagctatgagtctgcccctcctcctgcagggtgatacatatagaaggagctatgagtctgcccctcctcctgcagggtgatacatatagaaggagctatgtgtctgcccctcctcctgcagggtgatacatatagaaggagctatgagtctgcccctcctcctgcagggtgatacatatagaaggagctatgagtctgctcctcctcctgcagggtgatacatatagaaggagctatgtgtctgcccctcctcctgcagggtgatacatatagaaggagctatgagtctgcccctcctcctgcagggtgatacatatagaaggagctatgagtctgctcctcctcctgcagggtgatacatatagaaggagctatgcgtctgctcctcctcctgcagggtgatacatatagaaggagctatgagtctgcccctcctcctgcagggtgatacatatagaaggagctatgtgtctgctcctcctcctgcagggtgatacatatagaaggagctatgaatCGGCTCCTCccgcagggtgatacatatagaaggagcaatgagtctgcccctccccctgcagggtgatacatatagaaggagctatgagtctgctcctcctcctgcagggtgatacatatagaaggagctatgagtctgctcctcctcctgcagggtgatacatatagaaggagctatgagtctgctcctcctcctgcagggtgatacatatagaaggagctatgagtctgctcctcctcctgcagggtgatacatatagaaggagctatgagtctgcccctcctcctgcagggtgatacatatagaaggagctatgagtctgcccctcctcctgcagggtgatacatatagaaggagctatgagtctgcccctcctcctgcagggtgatacatatagagggagctatgagtctgctcctcctcctgcagggtgatacataaagaaggagctatgagtccgcccctcctcctgcagggtgatacatatagtagctatgagtctgcccctcctcctgcagggtgatacatatagaaggagctatgtgtctgcccctcctcctgcagggtgatacatatagaaggagctatgagtctgcccctcctcctgcagggtgatacatatagaaggagctatgagtctgctcctcctcctgcagggtgatacatatagaaggagctgtgagtctgcccctcctcctgcagggtgatacatatagaaggagctatgagtctgctcctcctcctgcagggtgatacatatagaaggagctatgagtctgcccctcctcctgcagggtgatacatatagaaggagctatgagtctgcccctcctcctgcagggtgatacatatagaaggagctatgagtctgcccctcctcctgcagggtgatacatatagaaggagctatgagtctgcccctcctcctgcagggtgatacatatagaaggagctatgagtctgcccctcctcctgcagggtgatacatatagaaggagctatgagtctgcccctcctcctgcagggtgatacatatagaagggagctatgagtctgctcctccccctgcagggtgatacatatagaaggagctatgagtctgcccctcctcctgcagggtgatacatatagtagggagctatgagtctgcccctccccctgcagggtgatacatatagaaggagctctgagtctgcccctccctctgcagggtgatacatatagaaggagctatgagtctgctcctcctcctgcagggtgatacatatagaaggagctataagtctgctcctcctcctgcagggtgatacatatagaaggagctatgagtctgctcctcctcctgcagggtgatacatatagaaggggctatgagtctgcccctcctcctgcagggtgatacatatagaaggagctatgagtctgcccctcctcctgcaggttgatacatatagaaggagctatgagtctgctcctcctcctgcagggtgatacatatagaaggagctatgagtctgctcctccccctgcagggtgatacatatagaaggagctatgagtctgcccctcctcctgcagggtgatacatatagaaggagctatgagtctgcccctcctcctgtagggtgatacatatagaaggagctatgagtctgcccctcctcctgtaggGTGATGTGGTCTCTATGTACATTGCTATAATTTTATGTTTCCTCCTTTTCCAGTCCGGCCAGCAGTAGTAATGTGGACACTGGGACATCTGTAAATGCTTCTGCTTGGACTCTGGATGATTTCCACCGTCTTCTGTGCAGTTTTCAGCTTCATGATCCCGGCATCTTTGGCTGATGTGACGTgtctggatgatgatgatgatgatgatgatgacgcgGTGGGCTCTGCTGGTCATCCCCTCCAGTTTTCTTCCTCCTTGGCTCTGAGCTTGGACTGCCTGTGGTTGGATAGGATGACGATGCGTATTTTTAAAAATGGACTCCCTGCAGTGCAGGATGGAAGGACTATAGCGCTGATCTTGTGGATCCAAGGACCTGGGtttcatttaaccctttcactaatTCTACATATATTTTGAAATATTAATTTTGAGAATAAAACATTTTCCAGATCTCGTTTGTGATAGTATGATGTATAAACGCAACAGAAGGAAGAACGACTTGTTAGAAAGAATCACCATTTATATATCCTATATTAGATTTACTGTATTGTTGTGAACATCTGTCCGATCTGTAATTTTTGCAGCTGAATGGAGATTTGTCCAACTGAAAGTTCTGAACATCTGGAAATAATGCATCAAAGCCACACATAGTGAGCGACCAGTTGCCTTCCACCTACAAAGAAccaaactactataatactgcctcctatgtacaagaatataactactataatactgctcctatgtacaagaatataactactataatactgcctcctatgtacaagaatataactactataatactgcctcctatatacaagaatataactactataatactgcctcctatgtacaagaatacaactactataatactgcctcctgtgtacaagaatataactactataatactgctcctttgtacaagaatataactactataatactgcctcctatgtacaagaatatgactactataatactgcctcctatgtacaagaatatgactactataatactgctcctatgtacaagaatataactactataatactgcctcctatgtacaagaatataactactataatactgctcctatgtacaagaacataactgctATAAAACTGCTCCATTgtgcaagattataactactataatactgctcctatgtacaagaaaataactactataatactgctcctatgtacaagaatataactactataatactgctcctatgtacaagaatataactactataatactgctcctatgtacaagaatacaactactataatactgtgtcctatgtacaagaatataactactataatactgcctcctgtatacaagaatataactactataatactacctcctatgtacaagtatataactactataatactactcctatgtacaagaatataactactataatactgcctcctatgtacaagaatataactactataatactgctcctatgtacaagaatataactactataatactgctcctatgtacaagaatataactactataatactgctcctatatacaagaatataactactataatactgcctcctatgtacaagaatataactactataatactgctcctatgtacaagaatataactactataatactgcttctatgtacaggaatataactactataatactgctcctatgtacaagaatataactactataatactgctcctatgtacaagaatataactactataatactgctcctatatacaagaatataactactataatactgcttctatgtacaggaatataactactataatactgctcctatgtacaagaatataactactataatactactcctatgtacaagaatataactactataatactgcctcctatgtacaagaatatacctactataatactgctcctatgtacaagaatataactactataatactgctcctatgtacaagaatataactactataatactgctcctatgtacaagaatataactactataatactgcctcctatgtacaggaatataactactataatactgctcctatatacaggaatataactactataatactgctcctatgtacaggaatataactactataatactgctcctatgtacaataatatacctactataatactgctcctatgtaatagaatatcactactataatactgctcctgtgtacaagaatataactactataatactgcctcctatgtacaagaatataactactataatacatgtGACTGTTCTGTGGGTGAAGGAGACCACGTCCTGTATAGTTTGACTGCTCTGAGGGTGGAGGAGACCAGGTCCTGTACATGTTATTGCTCTATGGGTGAAGGAGACCACTGTGTGGAGGAGACCACTTCCTgtatagtgtgaccgctcttaggGTGGAGGAGGCCACGTCCTGTACAGAGTGACTGCTATGACGGTGGAGACCACGTCCTGTACAGAGTGACTGCTATGACGGTGGAGACCACGTCCTGTACATGTGACTGCTCTGAAGATGGTCACGTCCTTTACAGGGTCACTGCTCTGACGGTGGAGGAAACCACGTACtgtatagtgtgactgctctgatTGTGGAGGAGACCACGTCCTGTACATTAGATTGATCTGAGAGAGGAAGAGACCACATCCTGTATAGAGTGACTGCTGTGAGGGTGGAGGAGACCACGTCCTGTACATGTACCTGCTCTATGGGTGAAGGAGGCCACGTCCtgtatagtgtgactgctctgacGGTGGAGGAAACCACGTCCTGTACATGTG is from Bufo gargarizans isolate SCDJY-AF-19 unplaced genomic scaffold, ASM1485885v1 original_scaffold_2052_pilon, whole genome shotgun sequence and encodes:
- the LOC122923911 gene encoding ran guanine nucleotide release factor-like — its product is MEGNSEQRPLFGGAFSAILPLNVQDVSEMREVPDNQEVFVHSQTDQSIIVELLEYQEGMSDPDAARCHFEDVAASNEAEGRAEVVSVEPLPLAQLSLTSCSSAWALTGHQLVSKFNEQAQNTVTIHMALFRLQQHATDLLVTFNNPVAIHPASSSNVDTGTSVNASAWTLDDFHRLLCSFQLHDPGIFG